In Nostoc sp. CENA543, a single genomic region encodes these proteins:
- a CDS encoding BlaI/MecI/CopY family transcriptional regulator, with amino-acid sequence MPPLPEYRPKQLSLGPLEAEILNIIWELGSVTVKDVHDRILADPNRELAYTSVTTVLRRLTDKGWLVCDKKGKAFYWRPLLSKQQAQVIKAHEQLQQFLAVGNPDVVAAFADSLDEAASEQITAIAKRIQAARQAREEQ; translated from the coding sequence ATGCCCCCTTTACCCGAATATCGTCCCAAACAATTGTCTCTAGGCCCATTAGAAGCAGAAATCTTAAATATCATTTGGGAATTAGGTTCAGTTACAGTCAAAGATGTTCACGATCGCATTTTGGCAGACCCCAACCGCGAGTTAGCTTACACTTCTGTCACCACGGTTTTGCGTCGCCTCACTGATAAAGGTTGGTTAGTCTGTGATAAAAAAGGTAAAGCGTTTTATTGGCGGCCTTTACTGTCAAAGCAGCAAGCTCAGGTAATTAAAGCCCATGAACAGTTACAGCAATTTCTAGCTGTGGGTAATCCTGATGTAGTGGCAGCTTTTGCTGATAGTCTGGATGAAGCAGCTAGTGAGCAAATTACGGCGATCGCTAAACGCATTCAAGCGGCACGCCAAGCCAGGGAGGAACAATAA
- a CDS encoding M56 family metallopeptidase codes for MHLLMIVITLVVALILRCSKVHSPGSWEMRWRRSLFLFLFPPLLIFMTAISLLCMGPQGQMGGMYTGWLSYSLALMVLSVFSSLCLKLAYQGWRSLQSARNCPLVNFAGKPIRLLNTQALFAGQIGFWQPELVVSQGLLETLSPEHVESVLAHEQGHHHYKDTFWFFWLGWIRTCTAWLPNTEPLWQELLVLRELRADHYAASQVDPLVLAESLLLVVSNGSAFAHSEICCAALGDGVGERLEQRIEALLAPVATTPEMKLPSWHTFFLAFVPLLTVIFHT; via the coding sequence ATGCACCTACTAATGATTGTCATTACTTTGGTAGTAGCGTTGATATTGCGCTGCTCCAAAGTTCATTCCCCAGGTAGTTGGGAAATGCGCTGGCGAAGGTCGCTGTTTTTGTTCTTGTTCCCACCCTTGCTAATTTTCATGACTGCAATCTCGCTATTGTGTATGGGGCCGCAAGGTCAAATGGGCGGGATGTACACTGGTTGGTTGAGCTATTCCCTAGCTTTGATGGTTTTGAGCGTTTTTTCGAGTTTGTGTCTCAAATTAGCTTACCAAGGTTGGCGATCGCTACAATCTGCCCGGAATTGTCCCTTGGTGAATTTTGCAGGTAAACCCATTAGACTGTTGAATACACAGGCTTTATTTGCTGGTCAAATTGGTTTTTGGCAGCCAGAATTAGTAGTTAGTCAAGGACTATTAGAAACACTCTCTCCAGAGCATGTAGAAAGCGTTTTAGCACACGAACAAGGACATCATCACTACAAAGATACATTTTGGTTTTTCTGGCTGGGTTGGATACGCACCTGTACAGCTTGGCTACCCAACACCGAACCATTATGGCAAGAATTGTTAGTGCTGCGAGAACTCCGCGCTGATCATTACGCCGCATCTCAAGTAGACCCCTTAGTGCTAGCGGAATCACTTTTATTAGTAGTCAGTAATGGTTCTGCATTTGCTCATTCTGAAATTTGCTGTGCAGCTTTAGGTGATGGAGTCGGTGAACGCTTAGAACAAAGAATTGAAGCTTTACTCGCACCAGTCGCCACTACCCCAGAAATGAAATTACCATCTTGGCATACATTTTTCTTAGCATTTGTGCCTTTACTAACTGTGATATTTCACACTTGA
- a CDS encoding 2-phosphosulfolactate phosphatase family protein, with protein sequence MKLFVYHTPELTPTDKAPDCAIAVDVLRATSTIATVLSAGGEAVQVFSDLDQLISESEQWPPHKRLRAGERGGGKVAGFELGNSPLDCTPELVQGRRLFISTTNGTRALKRVQHSPTVLTAAFINRAAVVQYLIDKQPETVWIVGSGWEGSFSLEDTACAGAIAHSVIEQSQLPPEELAGNDEVVSAIALYTQWQNNLLGLFHHASHGKRLLRLDCHEDLKYCSQTDILAVLPTQQEPGVFKSPT encoded by the coding sequence GTGAAGCTATTTGTATACCATACCCCGGAGCTAACTCCAACTGACAAAGCCCCAGACTGCGCGATCGCAGTTGATGTTTTGCGAGCTACTAGCACCATCGCCACCGTTCTGTCAGCAGGCGGTGAAGCAGTGCAAGTATTCAGTGATTTAGATCAACTCATCTCTGAGAGTGAACAATGGCCGCCACACAAACGGCTACGAGCTGGAGAACGTGGCGGAGGAAAAGTCGCTGGTTTTGAATTAGGTAATTCTCCCCTCGACTGCACACCAGAACTGGTGCAAGGACGACGTTTGTTTATTAGTACCACTAATGGGACTCGTGCTTTAAAACGAGTACAGCACTCACCCACTGTATTGACAGCCGCCTTTATTAATCGCGCCGCCGTTGTCCAATACCTCATAGACAAGCAACCGGAAACAGTGTGGATTGTCGGTTCTGGTTGGGAAGGCAGTTTTTCTCTAGAGGATACAGCCTGTGCAGGTGCGATCGCCCATAGTGTCATTGAGCAATCCCAATTACCACCAGAAGAATTAGCTGGTAACGATGAAGTGGTTAGTGCGATCGCCCTCTACACCCAATGGCAAAACAACCTCCTGGGATTATTCCACCATGCTAGTCACGGCAAACGGTTGTTACGCTTAGACTGTCACGAAGACCTGAAATATTGTTCCCAAACTGATATTTTAGCTGTCTTACCCACACAGCAAGAACCAGGTGTATTTAAAAGTCCAACTTAA